Proteins co-encoded in one Cricetulus griseus strain 17A/GY chromosome 1 unlocalized genomic scaffold, alternate assembly CriGri-PICRH-1.0 chr1_1, whole genome shotgun sequence genomic window:
- the Trim35 gene encoding tripartite motif-containing protein 35 isoform X4: MKAASVVTSTAAAAAAAAAAAAAMEPGPSVSPGPSRSFKEELLCAVCYDPFHDAVTLRCGHNFCRRCVTSCWEVQTTPSCPVCKERAVPGELRTNHTLNNLVETLLREEAEGARWTGRRSPRPCRAHRAPLTLFCLEDKELLCCACQADARHQEHRVQPIKDTAQDFRAKCKNMEHVLREKAKAFWALRRTYEAIAKHNEVQTTWLEGRIRYEFDKLRDFLRVEEQATLGAMKEESRKKHLLVEEKMKQLAEQTEALAREIERLQMEIKEDDMTFLMALLHSGASSSPAWLADGCVQVSGFPAVPCLEEDAWIC, from the exons ATGAAGGCGGCTTCGGTGGTGACATCtacggcggcggcggcggcagcggcGGCGGCGGCTGCTGCTGCGATGGAGCCGGGCCCCTCTGTGTCCCCGGGGCCTTCGCGCTCCTTCAAAGAGGAGCTGCTGTGCGCGGTCTGCTACGACCCGTTCCACGACGCGGTGACGCTCCGCTGCGGCCACAACTTCTGCCGCCGGTGTGTGACCAGCTGTTGGGAGGTGCAGACGACGCCCTCGTGCCCGGTGTGCAAGGAACGAGCGGTTCCCGGGGAGCTGCGCACCAACCACACGCTCAACAACCTGGTGGAGACCCTGCTGCGGGAGGAGGCCGAGGGCGCGCGCTGGACCGGTCGCCGGTCCCCGCGCCCCTGTCGCGCTCACCGCGCCCCGCTTACACTCTTCTGCTTAGAGGACAAGGAGCTGCTGTGCTGCGCCTGCCAGGCCGACGCCCGGCACCAGGAGCACCGCGTGCAGCCCATCAAGGACACTGCTCAGGACTTCCGG GCCAAGTGTAAGAACATGGAGCACGTGCTTCGAGAGAAAGCCAAGGCTTTTTGGGCCCTGCGGCGTACCTATGAGGCCATTGCCAAGCACAATGAG GTGCAGACGACTTGGCTGGAAGGCCGCATCCGGTATGAGTTTGACAAGCTCCGCGATTTCCTGAGGGTGGAGGAACAAGCCACCTTGGGTGCCATgaaggaagagagcagaaagaagcaCCTGCTGGTTGAGGAGAAGATGAAACAGCTGGCAGAACAGACTGAGGCACTGGCTCGAGAGATTGAGCGTCTACAGATGGAAATAAAGGAAGATGACATGACCTTCCTCATG GCTCTTTTGCACAGTGGAGCCAGCTCCTCTCCAGCCTGGCTTGCTGATGGATGCGTGCAAGTATCTGGATTCCCTGCAGTACCGTGTCTGGAAGAAGATGCTTGGATCTGTTGA
- the Trim35 gene encoding tripartite motif-containing protein 35 isoform X3 → MKAASVVTSTAAAAAAAAAAAAAMEPGPSVSPGPSRSFKEELLCAVCYDPFHDAVTLRCGHNFCRRCVTSCWEVQTTPSCPVCKERAVPGELRTNHTLNNLVETLLREEAEGARWTGRRSPRPCRAHRAPLTLFCLEDKELLCCACQADARHQEHRVQPIKDTAQDFRAKCKNMEHVLREKAKAFWALRRTYEAIAKHNEVQTTWLEGRIRYEFDKLRDFLRVEEQATLGAMKEESRKKHLLVEEKMKQLAEQTEALAREIERLQMEIKEDDMTFLMKHKSRKRRLFCTVEPAPLQPGLLMDACKYLDSLQYRVWKKMLGSVESVPFSLDPNTAAGWLKVADDLTSVINHGYRVQVENPERFSSAPCLLGSQVFSKGSHSWEVDVGGLPSWRVGVVRVQAHAQAQAQADVGGEGHSHSCYHDTRSGFWYLCRTQGVDGDHCMTSDTATAPLVQAMPRRLRVELECEEGELSFYDSERHCHLYTFHAHFGEVRPYFYLGSSRGDGPPEPLRICHLRVSIKEELDI, encoded by the exons ATGAAGGCGGCTTCGGTGGTGACATCtacggcggcggcggcggcagcggcGGCGGCGGCTGCTGCTGCGATGGAGCCGGGCCCCTCTGTGTCCCCGGGGCCTTCGCGCTCCTTCAAAGAGGAGCTGCTGTGCGCGGTCTGCTACGACCCGTTCCACGACGCGGTGACGCTCCGCTGCGGCCACAACTTCTGCCGCCGGTGTGTGACCAGCTGTTGGGAGGTGCAGACGACGCCCTCGTGCCCGGTGTGCAAGGAACGAGCGGTTCCCGGGGAGCTGCGCACCAACCACACGCTCAACAACCTGGTGGAGACCCTGCTGCGGGAGGAGGCCGAGGGCGCGCGCTGGACCGGTCGCCGGTCCCCGCGCCCCTGTCGCGCTCACCGCGCCCCGCTTACACTCTTCTGCTTAGAGGACAAGGAGCTGCTGTGCTGCGCCTGCCAGGCCGACGCCCGGCACCAGGAGCACCGCGTGCAGCCCATCAAGGACACTGCTCAGGACTTCCGG GCCAAGTGTAAGAACATGGAGCACGTGCTTCGAGAGAAAGCCAAGGCTTTTTGGGCCCTGCGGCGTACCTATGAGGCCATTGCCAAGCACAATGAG GTGCAGACGACTTGGCTGGAAGGCCGCATCCGGTATGAGTTTGACAAGCTCCGCGATTTCCTGAGGGTGGAGGAACAAGCCACCTTGGGTGCCATgaaggaagagagcagaaagaagcaCCTGCTGGTTGAGGAGAAGATGAAACAGCTGGCAGAACAGACTGAGGCACTGGCTCGAGAGATTGAGCGTCTACAGATGGAAATAAAGGAAGATGACATGACCTTCCTCATG AAACACAAGAGCCGAAAACGCCG GCTCTTTTGCACAGTGGAGCCAGCTCCTCTCCAGCCTGGCTTGCTGATGGATGCGTGCAAGTATCTGGATTCCCTGCAGTACCGTGTCTGGAAGAAGATGCTTGGATCTGTTGAATCAG tgCCCTTCAGCTTGGATCCCAATACAGCTGCTGGCTGGCTCAAAGTGGCTGATGACCTCACGAGTGTCATCAACCATGGCTACCGTGTGCAGGTGGAGAATCCAGAGCGCTTCTCCTCAGCACCCTGCCTGCTGGGCTCTCAGGTTTTCTCGAAGGGCTCCCACTCTTGGGAGGTGGATGTGGGTGGCCTGCCAAGCTGGCGAGTGGGTGTGGTGAGGGTGCaggcacatgcacaggcacaggctcaggctgaTGTAGGTGGTGAAGGCCACTCACATAGCTGCTACCACGATACTCGTTCGGGCTTCTGGTACCTATGCCGCACACAGGGTGTGGACGGAGACCACTGCATGACTTCAGACACAGCCACAGCCCCTCTGGTCCAGGCTATGCCCCGCCGCCTGCGTGTGGAGCTGGAGTGTGAGGAGGGTGAGCTGTCCTTCTATGACTCTGAGCGTCACTGCCACCTGTATACCTTCCATGCCCACTTTGGGGAAGTGAGGCCCTACTTCTATCTGGGGTCTTCTAGGGGTGACGGTCCCCCAGAGCCTCTGCGTATCTGCCATCTGCGTGTCTCCATCAAGGAAGAGCTGGACATCTGA